Sequence from the Thermocoleostomius sinensis A174 genome:
ATCAAGCTATCTACAACACGATGATGAATGCCTTCAACTTTTGCGCCTTGCAGCAATACGCTGTGCTCTAGATCAGTTTCAATCATCGTCACATCGTCAGCAATGCTGGTATAAGGCCCGACAAAGCAGTTTTCAATGTGGCAATTGTCACCAATGACCACAGGGCCTCGAATCGTCGAGTTAATAACTTTGGTTCCGGTACCTACTTGTACACGCCCAATGATTTTACTGTTGGCATCAATCTCACCATTGAGCGCTGGATGCAGGCAACAGTTATCCAGAATGACCCGATTAGCCTCTAATAAATCGTCCTTTTTACCCGTATCTAGCCACCAGCCGCGAATTTGTCGGGCTTCAACCGCTTTTTGTTGGTCAATTAGTGTTTGGATGGCATCGGTAATTTCCAATTCTCCTCGAGCAGAAGGTTGAATCGCAGCGATCGCATTGTGGATAGCGTTAGAGAAGATATACACTCCCACTAGGGCTAGGTTAGACGGCGGCACCTTAGGCTTTTCCACCAACCGCAGCAATCGTCCTTTTTCGTCTACTTCAGCCACCCCAAAAGCACTGGGATTTTCAACAGGGCAGAGCAGCGTCAGCGCATCAAGGTTATTGCTGTGGAAATGCTCTAGAAACAAGGTCAACTCGCTTTGCACTAAATTGTCTCCCAAATACATGACAAAGGGAGATTGTCCTAGGAATGGTTGAGCTACTTTAACAGCATGAGCCAGTCCGGCGGGCTGGTCTTGTCGAATGTAGGTGATGCTGGCTCCAAAGCGGCTGCCGTCTCCCGTTTTGGCTTTAACTTCTTCGCCTGTTTCTGGGCTGATGATAATCCCGATCTCTGTAATTCCCGCTTCTACGATCGCTTCAATGCCGTACCAGAGAATAGGTTTATTGGCGACTGGCACCAATTGTTTAGCTCCAGTATGCGTTAATGGACGCAGACGGGTTCCTTTACCGCCGGAGAGAATAATTGCTTTCATAGGTTTGTGTGTAAAGTTGAGTCAGCATTTGTCGTAAACCCTGCCGCCAATGAGGAGGAGGAGAGTTTAAGATAGCGGCAATCTTTTGCCAAGCCAAAGCAGAATAGGCAGGGCGTTGAGTCGGAGTGGGATACTCAGCCGTTGTAATCGGCACAACTCGCTGAAGTTTGAGCGGAAAGCCGATCGCCGCTGCTTCCTCAAAAATGGCAACCGCAAAGTCATACCAACTGGTGACGCCACTGTTTGTGAAATGGTAGATGCCGCTGGTCACTCGATCGGTTGTAGGATCTTCCGCCTCAATTGATAGCCAATGGGATGACAGGACGGTAATTGCTTTGGCGATATCAGCCGCCCACGTCGGGGTTCCCACCTGATCGGACACAACGCGCACCTCCTCTCGATCGCTCCCTAAGCGCAGCATGGTCTTAACAAAATTGCTTTTTCCTAGCGCGCCATAGACCCAGGCGGTACGCAGAATCACATACCGAAACTCCGGAACGGTTGCATGAACTTGTTGAATTCCCTGCTCACCCAATAGCTTAGACTTTCCATAAGCGCCAATCGGGTTTGGACGATCGGTTTCGGTATAGGGTGTATTCTTACTGCCATCAAACACATAGTCTGTGGAGATGTGAATTAGGGCTGCGCCCATTTGGGCCGCTTCTTCGGCCATGACCGTTGGGGCATCGCTATTGATTACTGTCGCTAGCTCTGGTTCTGATTCAGCCCGATCGACGGCTGTATAAGCCGCTGCATTAATGATGAGATGAGGGCATGTTTTTTGAATTGTTTCGCGTACCCGATCAAGCTGCGTCAAATCCAACGATTCACGAGGAATTGGAATCACTTGAGCGATCGAGGACAGCGTTGATTGCAGTTCTTGCCCGACCTGCCCACCACTCCCAATTAGTAGCACCGTTTTCATAGGTATACCTCAGCAGCTTTGAAAGGCGTTCCAACTTGGTCTTTGGTAGAAACAATCGGTTCAGCACTCAAGGGCCAGTCGATTGCCAAGTCTGGATCATTCCAGAGAATCGTGCGCTCATAGGCAGGAGCATAATAGTCCGTTGTTTTGTACAGCACTTCCGTTCCTTCTTCCAAGGCTAGAAAGCCGTGGGCAAAACCTGCTGGAACCCAGAGTTCGAGCTTGTTTGCAGCCGACAGTTCACAACTGACCCACTGACCAAAGGTCGGCGAGTTTTTGCGAATATCCACTGCCACATCAAAGATAGAACCTGCAATAACACGGACAAGTTTGCCTTGAGCTTGTTGGATTTGATAGTGCAACCCACGTAATACATTCTTGACTGAGCGGGAATGATTATCCTGAACAAATCGAACTTCTAGACCTGTTTTGTCAATGAACGTTTTTTCATTGAAGCTTTCCAAGAAAAAGCCACGATCATCGCCAAAAACCCGTGGTTCAATCATTAAAACCTCAGGAATTTCAGTTGGAATTACTTGCATCAGCAACTCTCATCTATTACCAACAACACTTGAAACTTAAACTCCTTCGGTACCCATTTGTAAAGGTTTACCAGCCAGCCGAGCCAACTACTTAACTTCTTGGGAACGCTTAACCCATTCAATGAATAACCAATTAATGAGGTATTCATTGTGATTGCAATCGCAACTCTACTGTTTCATAAGACTAAATTGAGCGAAATTGAGTGAACAGGAAACCCATAAAATTATCTAGAATCTACTAGTTCGTTGATTGTTAGTATTGTGAGGGTCTCAGTAGGTCTCAAATATCGTAGCGAATTGAGCAATTGAATCGTAATAGTTGAGTTTTCCCTTCACCTTCTCTTTATGATTATTTTCCCCTCGTTATAGAGGGGATAAAGGTTTAGTTGTGACAAAAATCAGCATTGGCTGACAACAGAAAATTACGCGAATTTACAGAGCAAAAGCAACAATACCTTCACTTTTGCCGCCCCATTTCTAGAGATACAGTTGTATGCTGCAACTCTATCCGGTTTCAGGTTTTATTCACCTGAGATTGGCTTAAACCGAATTATCCTTTGCTGTGTAAGAGCTAGTTCTGTGAACTTGAAGACTTAACTGGATCGCGAGCAGTACGAATCCATTCTGTTTGCGGACGAACGAGAAAAGCAAAATATAGTGGAATTTTCCATAGCAGGTAGAGTGGGGCAGCTAAGAGCGCCTGTGCTGGTAATTCTGTCCGTCCAAACCCAAGCCATGCCATCAGGATAGCTGTGATAATTAATCCACCTTCGATCGCCATTAGTAGCCCCGGCAACCAAGATAGCCCTACAAGCCCTATTAAGAGAGAAAGCCCTGTCATCACCATCCAAAGCAACACTAATAGTGACAGAGGGGGTATGGACAGATCAAACGCAATAGCAAACAAATCGAAGCGCCGTTGGCTGAGGGCGGCTTGCAGCAGTTTAGGGACTTGCGTCAGAATTGTTTGCAGATGCCCATGTTCCCAGCGGGTGCGTTGCTTTTTAGCCGCCTGGTCTTGTTGGGGCAGTAGTCCAGTCACACGGGTGTGATCGCAAAACATTGGAGGATAGCCAGCGATCGCCAAATCAACGCCAAGCTGCATGTCTTCGACAATATTGCCACTAGCCAGCTTTGCCGATTGAATGACAGTCCAGGGAAAAGCCATACCCGTTCCCGTCAAACTACAGGGAATCTGAAGCCGAGCTAACCCTCGAGGACGCACCCAATTTTTCACCAAGAATGCCAATGCCGAGACGGCATCTCTTGGTTTTGGCTGAATAGGCTGTTCCATCAGGTAAATAGCTTGAACAGGACGACCCGTTTTGGCCGCTTGCTCAACAATTCGCGGCAAGGTTCCTGGTTGCAGAATACAGTCAGCATCAACTACTACCACCACCTCAGGAACCTCACCATTGGGTTGATTCGCCAAAAATCGGACTCCAAAGTCCAAGGCATATCCCTTGCCGCGACGGGTCGCATCTTGTCGTTCAATCACTGTGACGCCGAGTGATCGAGCCATGTTGGCTGTTTCGTCGGTGCAGTTGTCAGCAATAACCACCAGTTGATGGCAATCGGATAGCTGGGGAGCCAGGTCTTCTAAAACTCGTTGAATGCCACTCGCTTCATTGTGGGCTGGAATTAAGATTGCTGTCTTAATTGGGGAGGAATAAGCCGATTTAGTGACGGTATGTGTAGGGAAAAAGGCTGCAACGCATTCGAGCCAAAAGACGGTAATGGGAATAGCCAGTAACGCTGCAAGTGCCAGCAGTATCCAGATCAATACAGATAAAATCATGGCGGATGAATCGCGGTCGCCGATCGGACATCTATTTAAGCTTTGTCTAGTTCAATCTAACATTCTCTGGGTTTGGGCTTAATGTAGTTCAGTCTACGCAACATGAAAACTTCGCAAAGTGGTTGTAGGAACCGTACGAAAAGCGTGTTGATGCAGTCAAACTAGTAGAAGTTCCCTAAAAACCCATAAAAAAAGACCCAGCAGCCCCCCTGCTAGGTCAATTCCATGAACGTCACTTATCTTGTACTTAATGTATCGAGCTAGCCCCGCTTCCAGCCTCGTCTATTTGGTTCGCCTGAATGGGTGATTCAAGAAAAAATCGTATTAGTGGGGAAGGGGGAAATGGTGATGGGTGATGACTTTAGATGTCACTATTCCCCATTCTCCCTAAAATTCACCTCCCCACATAGTCCTGAATTGCTTTTACATCGAGCGGTTGAGACTGAAGCGATCGAATCGCAGCCGCAGTAGCTTTGGCAGCAGCAATCGTCGTAACGATCGGCACCTTGTAGGCTAGGGCATTGCGACGAATATAGCGATCGTCGATTTGGGCAGCGGCCCCGATCGGGGTATTGATAATTAACTGAATTTGCTCATTCTTGATTGAATCCACCACATTGGGGCGACCTTCGTGCATTTTCAGCACCAGTTCCACATCGGCTAGCCCATGTTCTTGCAGAAGCTTGCGCGTACCAGCGGTAGCAACGACTTTGAAGCCTAACTCCATCAGATCTTTGACAACCGGAATGACAGCCGCCTTATCGCGATCGTTAATTGAGACAAACACAGTTCCTTTGGAGGGTAGCAACTGAGAAGCGCCCAGTTCAGCTTTGGCAAAGGCTTTCCCAAAATCGGTGTCGATGCCCATGACTTCGCCCGTCGATCGCATTTCTGGACCCAGAATGATGTCGCTGCCGGGGAATTTGGAGAAAGGCAGCACAGCCTCCTTAACAGCAATGTGGCTAGGGATGATCTCTTGGGCAAAGCCGAGCGATTTCAGGGTTTCACCCGCCATGACACGCACGGCCATTTTGGCCAGAGGCACGCCGATCGCCTTGGAGACAAACGGCACAGTACGCGAAGCGCGGGGATTGGCTTCCAGAATATATACTTGGTCGCCTTGTACAGCATACTGGATGTTCATCAAGCCGACCACATTCAGCGCTTTGGCCAGTTTGACTGTCCACGATCGAATCGTTTCCAGCGCCACCTCAGATAAGGAGATAGTGGGAATTGAACAGGCCGAATCACCAGAGTGAATTCCCGCTTGCTCAATATGTTCCATGATGCCACCAATTACTACTGTACCCGTCTGGTCAGCAATCGCGTCTACGTCTACCTCGATCGCATTTTCTAGGTACTTGTCAATCAAAATTGGGTGATCGGGTTCCACCTGCACCGCATAGGTCATGTAGCGCTCTAGATCGGCGTCGGAATAGACGATTTCCATTGCGCGTCCCCCCAACACATAACTGGGGCGCACCACCACGGGATAGTCGATGCGTTTAGATACCTGCAACGCTTCATCGTAGCTGCGGGCAATTCCATTGGGCGGTTGGCGGATGTCGAGTTCGCGCAGAATTTTTTCAAATCGCTCTCGGTCTTCAGCCGTGTCGATCGAATCGGGCGACGTACCCCAAATTTTAGTTGGCACATCGGGATTCTGGCTGAGAAACTCTTGCAGCGGCACTGCCAACTTTAGCGGCGTTTGTCCACCAAATTGAATAATTACGCCTTCGGGATGCTCGGTTTCTACGATGTTCAACACATCTTCTTTCGTCAGCGGTTCAAAGTAGAGCCGATCGCTGGTGTCATAGTCGGTAGAGACCGTTTCGGGGTTGGAGTTAACCATAATCGTTTCGAACCCATCTTGCCGCAGCGCAAACGACGCATGACAACAGCAATAGTCAAACTCAATA
This genomic interval carries:
- the rfbC gene encoding dTDP-4-dehydrorhamnose 3,5-epimerase, producing the protein MQVIPTEIPEVLMIEPRVFGDDRGFFLESFNEKTFIDKTGLEVRFVQDNHSRSVKNVLRGLHYQIQQAQGKLVRVIAGSIFDVAVDIRKNSPTFGQWVSCELSAANKLELWVPAGFAHGFLALEEGTEVLYKTTDYYAPAYERTILWNDPDLAIDWPLSAEPIVSTKDQVGTPFKAAEVYL
- the rfbD gene encoding dTDP-4-dehydrorhamnose reductase, encoding MKTVLLIGSGGQVGQELQSTLSSIAQVIPIPRESLDLTQLDRVRETIQKTCPHLIINAAAYTAVDRAESEPELATVINSDAPTVMAEEAAQMGAALIHISTDYVFDGSKNTPYTETDRPNPIGAYGKSKLLGEQGIQQVHATVPEFRYVILRTAWVYGALGKSNFVKTMLRLGSDREEVRVVSDQVGTPTWAADIAKAITVLSSHWLSIEAEDPTTDRVTSGIYHFTNSGVTSWYDFAVAIFEEAAAIGFPLKLQRVVPITTAEYPTPTQRPAYSALAWQKIAAILNSPPPHWRQGLRQMLTQLYTQTYESNYSLRR
- a CDS encoding glycosyltransferase family 2 protein, producing the protein MILSVLIWILLALAALLAIPITVFWLECVAAFFPTHTVTKSAYSSPIKTAILIPAHNEASGIQRVLEDLAPQLSDCHQLVVIADNCTDETANMARSLGVTVIERQDATRRGKGYALDFGVRFLANQPNGEVPEVVVVVDADCILQPGTLPRIVEQAAKTGRPVQAIYLMEQPIQPKPRDAVSALAFLVKNWVRPRGLARLQIPCSLTGTGMAFPWTVIQSAKLASGNIVEDMQLGVDLAIAGYPPMFCDHTRVTGLLPQQDQAAKKQRTRWEHGHLQTILTQVPKLLQAALSQRRFDLFAIAFDLSIPPLSLLVLLWMVMTGLSLLIGLVGLSWLPGLLMAIEGGLIITAILMAWLGFGRTELPAQALLAAPLYLLWKIPLYFAFLVRPQTEWIRTARDPVKSSSSQN
- a CDS encoding glucose-1-phosphate thymidylyltransferase; translation: MKAIILSGGKGTRLRPLTHTGAKQLVPVANKPILWYGIEAIVEAGITEIGIIISPETGEEVKAKTGDGSRFGASITYIRQDQPAGLAHAVKVAQPFLGQSPFVMYLGDNLVQSELTLFLEHFHSNNLDALTLLCPVENPSAFGVAEVDEKGRLLRLVEKPKVPPSNLALVGVYIFSNAIHNAIAAIQPSARGELEITDAIQTLIDQQKAVEARQIRGWWLDTGKKDDLLEANRVILDNCCLHPALNGEIDANSKIIGRVQVGTGTKVINSTIRGPVVIGDNCHIENCFVGPYTSIADDVTMIETDLEHSVLLQGAKVEGIHHRVVDSLIGQRAQLKEAPKRPKALRFMIGDDCQIELA